GATCAAGCAATACCGGAGTGACCGGTAAGTAATCTATGAGCTGATCCTAAGATGACCAAGATCTAATTGTCGTCTGTAGCATATTCTTCGCGGGTGACGCTGCCCATACACACTCACCAAAGGGCGGGCAAGGCTTGAATATCTCAATGCAGGACACATACAACCTGGTATGGAAGGTCGCAGCCGTCATCAGTGGAAGTGTAGACCCGGCAATCCTAGAAACCTACCAGTCGGAGCGGCGCCCAGAGGCCGAGCAGTTGATGGAATTCGACACCCGCCTTGTGTACGCTTACGAAGAAGGAAGTACGGAAGATGACAGCGAGGATGGAGTAGAAGCGGTCCGCGACAAGTATGCCGGCTTCATGGCAGGCGTGGCAGTGACATATCCCCCTAGCATCCTTGTCGATGAAAGTGAAAGCAATGCGGCTGTCACCCGAAATGTTCAGCTCGGCAAGCGGCTGCCCTCATACTTGATAGTCGGTCAGGAAGACGGCTCTGTCGTTCATCTAGCCAAGAAACTGAATAGTAATGGGTGCTGGAGGTTACTAATTTTCCCGGGAGACTTGCACCATCCTGGCGTTTTGGATCGGCTATCGGTGTTTGCGAAGGATCTCAGTGGGCGCATTAATAACCACCTTATCCCACAGTCGACAAATAACTCGGAATTTCTGGAGACTCTATTGATTCATTCCAGCCCAAGAGCGTCCGTTAACCAGTCACAACATCTTGGGGCATTTCATCAATTCGATACAGAGCTCGGATGCGACCATACAAAAGTATTCGTTGATGATCCGTCCTGTGATGGAGATACAGGACAGGCGTACGAGCAGTACGGCATCGACAAGCAAAGAGGCTGTCTCATTGTTTGCCGACCGGATCAGCATGTTGGCTGGATTGGGGCTATagaagatgcagagggtCTAGAAAAGTACTTCTCTAAGTTTTTATTTAATAAGGGAAGGACATGAAGTGGCAGGGCGACATACATATGCGGAAGACTTAGATGTACAATACAAGCTATACACGACAATAAGACCTGAAATGACGAGTGAAGTGTTGTAACAAgtcaacttcttcaattATGTGACAACTGTCTTGCCGATCAGTCCTAGGGTGTATCACGTCCTAACAGACGTAAGTCCATTAGCTCCTGCGACGCATTCTCTGGAAGC
The sequence above is a segment of the Aspergillus oryzae RIB40 DNA, chromosome 3 genome. Coding sequences within it:
- a CDS encoding uncharacterized protein (2-polyprenyl-6-methoxyphenol hydroxylase and related FAD-dependent oxidoreductases), which gives rise to MAKRDSYTDLLIIGAGPAGLMAACWASQYAITTRLIDLKSERTAAGHADGINSRTMEILDSFGLADTVLRQAAGNMDAAYWGPNEKTGNIRRIKHQPSQTQELSRFDQMLLNQGAIEQILIDYLVSKGRVHVERERKAEELELPCHSDKKSDEEYPVHVRVVSVNGDDGQPDNAEVIHARYVIACDGTRSWTSAQLKIDSDVWKTESTWGVMDIVPETDFPDIQRACAIQAGDGLSMMVVPRENNLVRFYLHLNGGEERSPNGPDKSEGSLEDLMDMAEKTLKPYKLSYKYCDWWSIYPIGRRLIKQYRSDRIFFAGDAAHTHSPKGGQGLNISMQDTYNLVWKVAAVISGSVDPAILETYQSERRPEAEQLMEFDTRLVYAYEEGSTEDDSEDGVEAVRDKYAGFMAGVAVTYPPSILVDESESNAAVTRNVQLGKRLPSYLIVGQEDGSVVHLAKKLNSNGCWRLLIFPGDLHHPGVLDRLSVFAKDLSGRINNHLIPQSTNNSEFLETLLIHSSPRASVNQSQHLGAFHQFDTELGCDHTKVFVDDPSCDGDTGQAYEQYGIDKQRGCLIVCRPDQHVGWIGAIEDAEGLEKYFSKFLFNKGRT